A stretch of the Aegilops tauschii subsp. strangulata cultivar AL8/78 chromosome 4, Aet v6.0, whole genome shotgun sequence genome encodes the following:
- the LOC109773777 gene encoding uncharacterized protein encodes MLLPMTSAPVAKLRPLGGEEGVCVNIDVVRLLGTPWRKNVVSRRPPCPPRCTIGDQEGRLQYSSGSRLLYRIWGDLCLYMFNSCIQTMVLRGTSSSVEYEEGHNHLTHSQPALKNYWYMHFMSTIVIPYVLDGKLILRFGQSPAASVERFSADGKDLR; translated from the exons ATGTTGTTGCCGAT GACGTCAGCGCCGGTTGCCAAACTGCGGCCCTTGGGCGGAGAGGAAGGGGTCTGCGTCAACATAGATGTCGTCCGCCTCTTGGGAACACCGTGGAGGAAGAATGTTGTCAGCCGCCGCCCACCATGCCCTCCTAGATGCACCATTGGAGATCAGGAAGGACGCCTTCA ATATTCAAGTGGCAGTAGGCTGCTATATAGGATTTGGGGTGACTTGTGTTTATATATGTTCAATTCTTGCATTCAGACTATGGTTCTGCGAGGCACAAGTAGCAGCGTCGAATATGAAGAG GGTCATAACCATCTCACTCACTCTCAACCTGCGCTAAAAAATTATTGGTATATGCACTTCATG TCGACAATTGTGATACCATATGTCCTGGATGGCAAGCTTATTCTCAGATTTGGTCAGAGTCCTGCTGCAAGTGTCGAGCGATTTTCCGCTGATGGCAAGGATCTAAGATGA